In the Chroococcidiopsis sp. SAG 2025 genome, one interval contains:
- a CDS encoding lipase: protein MLPTVILPGFLEAAIAYRPLEQLLQQSGFPTVTVPLQRQDWFPTLGGRPMTPILLQLHRTVEQVLRQYNTDKVNLIGHSAGGWISRIYLGEKAYLARNAAIAAIPPWKAYRFVATLVTLGTPHISQERWTRWNLDFVNNNYPGAFYSSQVRYVCVAGKSIFGQRRRGSWLAYSSYRLTCGQGNCWGDGITPIAAAHLEGAENLVLEGVKHSPKAPGIWYGSPQVVPSWVSYLE, encoded by the coding sequence ATGCTTCCCACCGTCATTTTACCTGGATTTTTAGAAGCCGCGATCGCCTACCGTCCGTTGGAACAATTGTTACAACAGTCAGGCTTTCCTACCGTTACGGTTCCCTTGCAACGGCAAGATTGGTTCCCTACATTGGGAGGTAGACCAATGACTCCAATTTTGCTGCAACTGCATCGCACGGTCGAGCAAGTTTTACGCCAATACAACACAGATAAAGTAAATTTGATCGGTCATTCTGCTGGCGGCTGGATCTCGCGAATTTATTTAGGTGAAAAAGCTTACCTGGCTCGTAATGCAGCGATCGCCGCCATTCCCCCTTGGAAAGCTTACCGCTTTGTTGCCACGTTAGTCACGCTGGGAACTCCCCACATTAGCCAAGAACGCTGGACGCGCTGGAATCTCGATTTTGTCAACAATAACTATCCTGGTGCTTTTTACAGTTCCCAAGTGCGCTACGTTTGTGTTGCTGGTAAGAGCATCTTCGGACAGCGACGGCGAGGAAGCTGGCTGGCATACAGCAGCTATCGCTTGACCTGCGGACAAGGAAATTGTTGGGGTGATGGCATTACCCCAATCGCAGCAGCTCATTTAGAGGGAGCAGAAAATTTAGTGTTGGAGGGAGTCAAGCACTCTCCCAAAGCCCCTGGAATTTGGTACGGTTCGCCTCAAGTTGTACCGAGTTGGGTGTCGTATTTGGAGTAA
- a CDS encoding precorrin-2 C(20)-methyltransferase, with protein sequence MANGILYGVSVGPGDPELITLKGLRSLQQAPVVAFPKGIQDKPGIAQQIIAPWLRSDQQQLPLDFPYVQDIEVLTKAWQLAAKQVWEYLQKGQDVAFACEGDISFYSTFTYLAQTLQQMYPAAVINYVPGVCSPMAAASALGLPLTVRQERLVVLPAIYNVNELESILDWAEVVVLMKVSSVYEQVWQVLQRKSLLQHSWIVERATLPNMVIYKDLSDRPHLQLPYFSLLVIHVSHQLSVISYQ encoded by the coding sequence ATGGCGAACGGTATTCTCTACGGTGTTAGTGTTGGTCCAGGCGATCCAGAACTGATAACGCTCAAAGGATTGCGATCGCTGCAACAAGCTCCCGTAGTTGCTTTTCCCAAAGGAATTCAAGACAAACCAGGCATTGCCCAACAAATAATTGCTCCGTGGCTGCGATCGGATCAACAGCAGCTACCCTTAGATTTTCCCTACGTGCAAGACATTGAAGTTTTGACAAAAGCATGGCAACTAGCCGCCAAGCAAGTTTGGGAATATTTACAGAAAGGTCAAGATGTGGCTTTTGCCTGTGAAGGGGATATTAGTTTCTACAGTACGTTTACCTATTTAGCACAGACGCTGCAACAAATGTATCCCGCAGCCGTCATCAACTACGTTCCTGGTGTCTGCTCGCCTATGGCAGCAGCATCGGCGTTAGGGCTGCCCTTAACTGTCCGCCAAGAGCGTTTAGTCGTGTTACCAGCAATTTATAACGTCAACGAACTAGAATCTATTTTAGACTGGGCAGAAGTCGTAGTATTGATGAAAGTAAGTTCTGTATACGAACAAGTATGGCAAGTCTTGCAGCGCAAATCCCTACTGCAACACAGTTGGATAGTAGAACGAGCTACATTACCAAATATGGTGATATATAAAGATTTAAGCGATCGCCCGCACCTACAATTACCCTACTTTTCTTTACTCGTCATCCATGTCAGTCATCAGTTATCAGTTATCAGTTATCAGTAA